A single genomic interval of Clostridium facile harbors:
- a CDS encoding MATE family efflux transporter gives MEKEKDFLGKEPVNKLLWKLALPTVTAQIINMLYNIVDRIYIGHIPEEGTLALTGVGVCMPLIMIVTAFAALVSNGGAPRASIYMGKGEKELAEKTLGNCFSLQIIISLLLTTVLLIWNRDFLMAFGASNNTIEYGVSYMNIYAIGTIFVQLTLGMNAFITAQGFAKTGMLSVLIGAVCNIVLDPIFIFGFGMGVRGAALATILSQAVSCIWVLNFLFGKRTFLKIRKRHLMLKSKIILPSLALGLAVFIMQASESVISICFNSSLLRYGGDIAVGAMTILTSVMQFAMLPLQGLGQGAQPIISYNYGARNVDRVKSAFRLLLKASLFYSCLLWALILLFPQVFAALFTSDPALLEFTKTALRIYTACLLLFGIQMACQMTFNSLGNAKASILVAVMRKFILLIPLIYLLPLIFSSNKTTAVYLAEPVADFLAVSFTAILFIFQFKKALAEMSNSPKQN, from the coding sequence GTGGAAAAAGAGAAAGATTTTTTAGGCAAAGAGCCTGTGAATAAACTACTTTGGAAATTGGCGCTTCCTACTGTAACAGCACAAATCATTAATATGTTGTACAATATTGTAGACCGCATCTATATCGGACATATCCCAGAAGAAGGCACTTTGGCGCTAACAGGGGTAGGAGTTTGTATGCCGTTGATTATGATTGTAACAGCATTTGCCGCATTAGTCAGCAACGGCGGAGCTCCAAGAGCTTCCATTTATATGGGAAAAGGAGAAAAAGAGCTGGCGGAAAAAACTTTGGGGAACTGTTTTAGCCTCCAAATTATCATTTCATTGTTGTTAACAACAGTTTTGTTGATTTGGAACCGTGATTTTCTTATGGCATTTGGCGCCAGCAACAATACCATTGAATATGGTGTCAGCTACATGAACATTTATGCCATTGGGACGATTTTTGTACAGTTGACATTGGGGATGAATGCCTTTATTACTGCCCAGGGCTTTGCAAAAACAGGGATGTTATCTGTGTTAATTGGTGCAGTATGTAATATTGTGCTGGACCCAATTTTTATCTTTGGATTCGGTATGGGAGTACGTGGAGCTGCTTTAGCCACCATTCTTTCCCAGGCAGTTTCCTGTATTTGGGTGTTAAATTTCTTGTTTGGCAAAAGGACCTTTTTAAAAATCCGCAAACGTCACTTAATGCTAAAATCAAAAATCATTTTGCCAAGTTTGGCATTGGGGCTTGCTGTATTTATTATGCAGGCAAGCGAGAGCGTGATTTCTATCTGCTTTAACTCCTCATTATTGCGATACGGTGGAGATATTGCGGTTGGAGCCATGACGATTTTAACCAGTGTAATGCAGTTTGCCATGCTTCCGTTACAGGGGCTGGGGCAAGGGGCGCAGCCAATTATCAGCTATAATTATGGTGCGCGCAATGTGGACAGGGTAAAATCTGCTTTTCGGCTGTTGCTAAAAGCAAGCCTGTTCTACTCTTGTCTACTGTGGGCGCTAATTCTGTTATTCCCTCAAGTATTTGCAGCCTTGTTTACTTCGGATCCAGCTTTGTTGGAATTCACCAAAACAGCATTGCGGATTTATACAGCTTGCTTGCTGCTGTTTGGAATCCAAATGGCATGCCAAATGACATTCAACTCATTGGGCAACGCAAAAGCATCTATTTTAGTTGCGGTCATGCGTAAATTTATTTTGCTGATTCCACTTATCTACCTTTTACCACTTATTTTTTCTTCCAATAAAACAACAGCGGTTTATCTGGCTGAACCAGTTGCGGATTTTCTGGCCGTCAGCTTTACCGCTATCCTGTTTATCTTCCAGTTTAAAAAGGCATTGGCGGAAATGTCCAATTCCCCAAAGCAAAATTAA
- a CDS encoding tetratricopeptide repeat protein, protein MGQDGIRIEEMKNQGPTYLSEYNIHLHPNGEKQYSILCSAIPLKEGFVGREQELETLEQKFQEGRTVFLWGIGGIGKSELAKQYATRWNGSVVWANYASSLRDVVLGITLGGFSIPAKAKAEELEQYYLQKKAVIKQLCAQQRVLLIVDNFNETESDEMEDLESMGWYLLFTTRNDWSQYGKQQVKVMPLESEQAREVFFHSYGSTDFTEDELAQLDELIQLVDRHTMTVELLAKQIREEEIPLAEMLEELREKLKDHQDTVIPLNKDGKQSQKSMYQHLRAIFDISREKLSEDQIYLLRNLLLVPYTGVDGKQFLKWCGMESTKLPQLKQLVARGWVRNENTHYSLHPVMADILENDLTPNIKDCWCYLEAIFDYLGSYCDTCQQRQEISQFGDAVAKRIEGDDVAYANFFLKYAELLRQGANFPKALEYDQKALNIFLQTVGKEDVYTASVYNSMGLVYCDCGKYMDALAYYQKSLQIVRNTLGEECLQVATEYENIGMVYQYLCQYDVALEYYNKALNIHQKKIKEELRLYSIYGNIGLLYFEKGDYAAALEYYQKAIALDEKYSKGHTAASVYNNMGSIYVIFGDNETALEYYTKALQINQKILGEEHPETAACYHNIGGVYSRQQKLGLALEYYQKGLAINRRVFGEQHPNIIVNYLNIGMVHHRKGEYTTALEYYQKALEIDQNLTEGFHKSTATIYNNIGGAYYGMGDYPNAVRYFQTALEIELELLGENHPNIVTYYNNIAQMYQDWKRYPKALEYYQKALKVTQNLYGEQDTNVSMVYNAIAYLYSCQKNYAKALECYQKCLQIEQGQTKENIQAITTLFHNIGHLYSLQKEYSNALEAYQNSLRASQKAFGEESMEVAEEYILIGDLYEIQCLYDKAIGFYPKALRIHQHILGELHPEIAVDYNEIGHAYFMQRKLCKALDYLERSFFILRDTLGESDPQTLSCLRNLLFLKQQIEQPFQ, encoded by the coding sequence ATGGGACAGGACGGAATCCGGATTGAGGAGATGAAAAACCAGGGGCCAACCTACCTTTCGGAATACAATATCCATCTTCATCCCAACGGGGAAAAACAATACAGTATCCTCTGCTCAGCCATCCCGCTGAAAGAAGGGTTTGTTGGCAGGGAACAGGAGTTGGAAACACTGGAACAAAAATTCCAGGAAGGCAGGACGGTATTTCTTTGGGGGATAGGCGGCATCGGGAAAAGTGAGCTCGCCAAACAATATGCCACCCGGTGGAACGGTAGTGTAGTATGGGCAAATTACGCTTCCAGTTTGCGGGATGTTGTTCTAGGGATAACTTTGGGAGGTTTTTCTATTCCAGCGAAAGCGAAAGCGGAAGAATTAGAACAGTATTATTTGCAAAAAAAGGCCGTGATAAAACAATTGTGTGCCCAGCAAAGGGTTTTACTCATCGTGGATAATTTCAATGAAACAGAATCCGATGAGATGGAAGATCTGGAATCAATGGGATGGTATCTGTTGTTTACTACCCGGAATGATTGGAGTCAGTATGGGAAACAGCAGGTTAAGGTGATGCCATTGGAATCGGAACAGGCTAGGGAGGTGTTTTTTCATTCTTACGGAAGCACGGATTTTACAGAGGATGAACTTGCCCAACTGGATGAATTGATTCAGCTGGTGGATCGACACACCATGACGGTGGAGCTTCTGGCAAAACAGATACGGGAGGAAGAAATCCCCCTGGCGGAAATGCTGGAGGAACTAAGGGAAAAACTCAAAGATCATCAGGATACCGTGATCCCCTTGAATAAGGACGGAAAGCAATCCCAAAAAAGTATGTACCAACATTTACGCGCTATTTTTGATATTAGCAGGGAGAAACTGTCGGAGGATCAAATTTATCTGTTAAGGAATTTATTGTTGGTTCCTTACACTGGTGTGGACGGGAAGCAGTTCCTAAAATGGTGTGGGATGGAATCAACCAAACTACCCCAACTGAAACAGTTGGTAGCCCGTGGATGGGTACGGAACGAAAACACCCACTATTCCCTCCATCCTGTGATGGCAGATATTCTAGAGAATGACCTAACCCCCAACATCAAGGACTGCTGGTGTTATCTGGAAGCAATTTTCGATTATCTAGGTTCCTACTGCGATACCTGCCAGCAAAGACAGGAGATTTCCCAGTTTGGAGACGCTGTAGCGAAACGGATTGAAGGAGATGACGTGGCATATGCTAATTTTTTCCTCAAGTACGCTGAATTGCTTCGCCAAGGAGCCAACTTTCCAAAAGCGTTGGAATATGATCAGAAAGCGCTTAACATTTTTCTCCAAACAGTTGGAAAAGAGGATGTGTATACTGCATCTGTTTACAATAGTATGGGGCTAGTATACTGCGATTGTGGCAAATATATGGACGCTTTGGCGTATTACCAAAAATCCTTGCAAATTGTCCGGAACACCTTAGGAGAAGAGTGCTTGCAGGTTGCTACAGAGTATGAAAATATTGGTATGGTATACCAATACCTGTGCCAGTATGATGTTGCACTGGAATATTACAATAAAGCACTGAATATTCATCAGAAAAAAATAAAAGAAGAGCTGCGGCTGTATTCCATTTATGGAAATATTGGATTGCTTTATTTTGAAAAAGGGGATTATGCCGCAGCATTGGAATATTATCAGAAGGCGATTGCTTTGGACGAAAAATATTCCAAGGGGCATACAGCAGCATCGGTATACAATAATATGGGTTCGATTTATGTTATCTTTGGGGATAATGAAACCGCTTTAGAATATTATACGAAAGCGTTGCAAATCAACCAGAAGATACTGGGGGAAGAACATCCAGAAACCGCAGCCTGTTACCATAACATTGGAGGTGTCTATAGCAGGCAACAAAAATTAGGACTAGCATTAGAATATTATCAAAAAGGGCTAGCAATCAACCGCAGGGTTTTTGGGGAACAGCATCCCAATATTATTGTCAATTATCTGAATATTGGAATGGTACACCATCGAAAAGGAGAATATACTACAGCATTGGAGTATTACCAAAAGGCGTTGGAAATCGACCAAAATCTTACAGAAGGATTTCATAAATCCACCGCAACGATCTATAACAATATTGGTGGAGCCTATTATGGTATGGGAGATTATCCAAATGCGGTGAGGTATTTTCAAACAGCACTGGAAATAGAGCTGGAATTGTTGGGGGAAAACCATCCCAATATTGTCACCTACTATAACAATATTGCTCAAATGTACCAGGATTGGAAACGATATCCAAAGGCGTTGGAATATTATCAGAAAGCGCTAAAAGTAACCCAGAACCTGTATGGAGAACAGGATACTAACGTGTCCATGGTGTATAACGCAATCGCCTATTTATATAGTTGCCAGAAAAATTATGCCAAAGCGTTGGAGTGTTATCAAAAATGCCTGCAAATCGAACAAGGGCAGACAAAAGAAAATATTCAGGCAATCACAACCCTTTTCCATAATATTGGTCATCTTTACAGCCTCCAAAAGGAATATTCAAATGCGCTGGAAGCTTACCAAAACTCTTTACGTGCCAGCCAGAAGGCTTTTGGGGAAGAATCTATGGAGGTAGCAGAGGAATATATCTTAATTGGGGATTTATATGAAATCCAATGTTTGTATGATAAAGCGATTGGCTTTTACCCAAAAGCCTTACGGATTCATCAACATATCCTTGGAGAACTGCATCCGGAAATCGCTGTGGATTACAATGAAATTGGCCATGCCTACTTTATGCAAAGGAAGCTTTGTAAAGCATTGGATTATCTGGAACGCTCCTTTTTCATCCTCAGGGATACGCTGGGGGAATCCGATCCACAAACCCTTTCTTGTTTGCGTAACCTGCTCTTTTTAAAACAGCAGATAGAACAGCCATTTCAATAA
- a CDS encoding leucine-rich repeat protein, translating to MKYTGTDKDVVVPDGVTKIGDFCFAGNNSIVNVTIPNSVISIGDGSFSLCSSLKHISIPPSVINIGRETFRQCDQLSSIELPDSVKQIGSGIFSYCSNLSEVKLSNSLTLIPWNAFAYSGLTSIEMPDSIVVIEEYAFESCDNLFSIVMSDNITTIGMHAFSGCSFESISLPKKLTNIQSGSFSYCNNLKSIDIPSNVKSIGSGAFVNCSNLVYVDIPSTIEKIELQAFTNTPWGIENPYIILNTVLFGTGNASGDINIPNGITKISSYAFGECKNITSISIPDTVKILGEYAFFGCSSLEYINLPCNLKKIGDCAFKNCISLSSIEFPQGLETIGNSAFEKCYRLKSVSLSESILTIEPNAFRECYGLTFFTIPNSIQSINGVFYGCNNLKTVKFNGNTIIGENEFKECSNLSTIYGLSGSPAEKLAIERGIDFISIDLPYNDVSVNDWCYDAVRFTYDRGIMTGFNETTFGPNESMARDHLVTILYRLEGEPAISYEPIFSDVPDNAYFTNAVLWAKQVGITTGYQDTNEFGVGVLITREQFVTMLYRYAQYKGLDTSQKTSIGNYEDGNQVSTFSKEAMEWALGCGIIKGQNNQPVIDPQGQTGRAAGATMIMRFMEYYSL from the coding sequence GTGAAGTATACAGGAACTGATAAAGATGTAGTGGTTCCCGATGGCGTTACTAAAATTGGAGATTTTTGTTTTGCAGGAAATAATTCTATAGTAAATGTAACGATTCCTAATAGTGTTATTAGTATTGGAGATGGTTCTTTTTCTCTTTGCTCTTCATTAAAGCATATATCTATTCCACCTAGTGTGATAAATATAGGAAGAGAAACCTTTAGACAATGTGATCAATTGTCATCTATTGAATTGCCAGATAGTGTAAAACAAATTGGATCAGGTATTTTTAGTTATTGTTCCAATTTATCTGAAGTAAAACTTTCCAATAGTCTTACCCTTATTCCTTGGAATGCTTTTGCTTATAGTGGATTAACTTCAATTGAAATGCCAGACAGTATAGTTGTAATTGAAGAATATGCATTTGAAAGTTGTGATAACTTATTCTCTATAGTTATGTCTGATAATATAACTACAATTGGAATGCATGCTTTTAGCGGATGTTCTTTTGAATCAATATCACTGCCCAAAAAGTTAACTAACATACAATCTGGTTCTTTTTCTTATTGTAATAATTTAAAATCTATAGATATACCAAGTAATGTTAAATCGATAGGTAGTGGTGCCTTTGTTAATTGTTCTAATTTAGTATATGTAGATATTCCATCTACTATTGAAAAAATTGAATTGCAAGCGTTTACAAATACACCATGGGGAATTGAAAATCCATATATTATTTTGAATACAGTTTTATTTGGAACAGGTAATGCATCTGGCGATATTAATATTCCTAATGGAATTACTAAAATTTCTAGTTATGCTTTTGGAGAATGCAAAAATATAACTTCAATTTCAATTCCTGATACTGTTAAAATTTTGGGGGAATATGCCTTTTTTGGATGTTCCAGTTTGGAATATATTAATTTACCATGTAATTTAAAAAAGATTGGTGATTGTGCGTTTAAAAACTGTATATCTTTATCGTCCATTGAATTTCCACAAGGTTTAGAAACAATTGGAAATTCTGCATTTGAAAAATGTTATAGGTTAAAATCTGTGTCATTATCAGAAAGTATTCTTACTATTGAACCAAATGCTTTTCGTGAATGCTATGGATTAACGTTTTTTACTATACCTAATAGTATTCAATCTATTAATGGTGTATTTTATGGTTGTAATAATTTAAAGACTGTTAAATTTAATGGAAATACGATAATTGGAGAAAATGAATTTAAAGAATGTAGTAATTTATCAACTATTTATGGATTATCTGGTAGTCCAGCAGAAAAACTCGCAATAGAAAGAGGCATTGATTTTATTTCTATTGACCTGCCATATAATGATGTTTCTGTAAATGATTGGTGTTACGATGCTGTAAGGTTTACCTATGACCGTGGCATAATGACAGGGTTTAACGAGACCACTTTTGGACCAAATGAAAGTATGGCCCGTGACCATCTGGTAACCATCTTGTACCGTTTGGAAGGGGAACCAGCTATAAGTTATGAGCCTATATTTTCAGATGTACCAGATAATGCTTATTTTACGAATGCGGTATTGTGGGCAAAACAAGTTGGGATAACAACAGGCTACCAGGATACAAATGAATTTGGGGTAGGGGTATTGATTACCAGAGAACAGTTTGTAACCATGTTATACCGATACGCCCAGTATAAAGGATTGGACACCAGCCAAAAAACATCGATTGGCAATTATGAAGACGGAAATCAGGTAAGTACATTCTCCAAAGAAGCAATGGAATGGGCACTGGGCTGCGGTATCATCAAAGGGCAAAACAACCAGCCAGTCATTGACCCACAAGGGCAAACAGGAAGAGCGGCCGGAGCAACGATGATTATGAGATTTATGGAATACTATAGCCTATAA
- a CDS encoding Na/Pi cotransporter family protein: MKITDIFSLLGGLALFLYGMQMMSNGLEAAAGNKMKKILEKLTSNRFLGVLVGAGITAVIQSSSATTVMVVGFVNSGMMTLSQAVWIIMGANIGTTITGQLIALDIGAIAPLFAFVGVALIVFIKKQKVHYYGLIVAGLGTLFIGMEMMSSAMMPLRESDAFISLMTKFSNPVLGILAGMIFTAIIQSSSASVGILQALAVSGLIGLPNAVFVLFGQNIGTCITAVLASIGTNRSAKRTTIIHLLFNLIGTTIFTIVCIATPLTSWVESLTPDNVAAQIANMHTIFNIVTTILLLPFGTYLAKLATKILPDKQEEHDDVMHLEFIRPVVARGEHQIGLSAIALTNIKQELRRMMEMVKHNVDNGFDAVQQRDLKLVEKVQEREDYIDYLNKEISKYISKIMVEESNPRDSQYISALFKVCGNLERIGDHAMNICEYTKMIHDKKIHFSPEELSEMAEMKKVSIEALDCLENLKKNAPEEVQRIADLEQQMDDMTESYRTNQTKRMQEGKCSDEACILYSEMLTDFERIGDHILNIGQEMGLGKVSA; the protein is encoded by the coding sequence ATGAAGATTACCGATATTTTTAGTCTTCTTGGAGGATTGGCACTCTTCCTATACGGAATGCAAATGATGAGCAATGGTTTGGAAGCAGCAGCCGGCAACAAAATGAAAAAAATCCTGGAGAAGCTGACATCAAACAGATTTTTAGGCGTTCTTGTTGGGGCGGGTATTACTGCTGTGATTCAATCTTCTTCCGCTACTACAGTAATGGTAGTGGGATTTGTAAACTCGGGTATGATGACATTAAGTCAGGCTGTCTGGATTATTATGGGTGCCAATATTGGTACTACCATCACTGGCCAGCTGATTGCGTTGGACATTGGAGCAATTGCACCATTATTCGCTTTTGTCGGCGTTGCTTTGATTGTATTTATTAAAAAACAAAAGGTACATTATTATGGTTTAATTGTGGCAGGACTAGGTACCCTATTTATTGGTATGGAAATGATGAGTTCCGCTATGATGCCACTGCGGGAATCGGATGCGTTTATTTCTTTAATGACCAAATTCTCCAACCCTGTTTTGGGTATTTTGGCTGGTATGATTTTTACCGCGATTATCCAATCCTCTTCTGCTTCGGTTGGTATTTTACAGGCTTTGGCAGTAAGCGGCTTAATCGGCTTGCCAAATGCGGTGTTTGTATTGTTTGGACAAAATATTGGTACCTGTATTACAGCTGTACTCGCCTCCATTGGTACCAACCGCAGCGCAAAACGCACAACCATCATCCACTTACTGTTTAACTTAATTGGTACTACTATTTTTACGATTGTCTGTATTGCTACCCCACTTACTTCTTGGGTGGAAAGCCTTACACCGGACAATGTGGCTGCACAAATCGCAAATATGCACACCATCTTTAATATTGTTACCACCATTCTGTTATTACCATTTGGTACCTATTTGGCAAAACTGGCAACCAAAATCTTGCCAGACAAACAAGAAGAACATGATGACGTAATGCATTTGGAATTTATCCGTCCTGTTGTTGCCAGAGGGGAACATCAAATTGGGTTATCCGCTATTGCTCTTACCAATATTAAACAGGAACTCCGCCGTATGATGGAGATGGTAAAACATAATGTAGATAACGGTTTTGACGCTGTTCAGCAAAGGGATTTAAAACTGGTGGAGAAAGTACAGGAACGGGAAGATTACATTGACTATTTGAACAAAGAGATCTCCAAATACATCTCTAAAATCATGGTAGAGGAAAGTAATCCAAGGGATTCCCAGTATATCAGCGCATTATTTAAGGTATGTGGAAACCTGGAACGCATTGGAGACCACGCAATGAACATTTGCGAATACACCAAGATGATCCATGATAAAAAAATCCATTTTTCCCCAGAAGAACTCTCTGAAATGGCTGAGATGAAAAAAGTCAGTATTGAAGCACTGGATTGCCTGGAAAACTTGAAAAAGAACGCTCCAGAAGAAGTGCAACGGATTGCAGATTTGGAACAGCAGATGGATGATATGACAGAATCCTATCGCACCAACCAAACAAAACGGATGCAGGAAGGCAAATGCTCCGATGAAGCATGCATCCTTTATTCTGAAATGCTTACGGATTTTGAACGAATTGGCGACCACATCCTGAACATTGGTCAGGAAATGGGCCTTGGAAAAGTAAGTGCATAA